In Oscillatoria acuminata PCC 6304, a single window of DNA contains:
- a CDS encoding DUF751 family protein, producing the protein MFDDFWDNVLRYPRYFVTIILGIFFALFGWVKPLLEKPVTAIALVTFVVTTLIFVGLTLRGMLGLAVT; encoded by the coding sequence ATGTTTGATGATTTTTGGGATAATGTCCTTCGCTATCCGCGCTACTTTGTCACGATCATTCTGGGCATCTTTTTTGCCCTCTTCGGTTGGGTTAAGCCACTCTTGGAAAAACCCGTAACTGCGATCGCCTTAGTCACTTTCGTGGTGACTACCCTAATTTTTGTCGGGTTGACCTTACGAGGGATGTTGGGATTGGCCGTGACCTAG
- a CDS encoding ADP-ribosylglycohydrolase family protein, which translates to MTMPKVSRLEQFKGCLIGQCLGDAVGCRVEGYAEEVCQNYVNYELKVKRIRDRDRFPFPFGQYTDDSQLARELLQSYIACDRFDPEDYAHRIGAIFTEERIVGRGRSTEAAALRLAQGIPWQSAGEPPPSAGNGSAMRAAPIGLIFYNDPPQLIQAAVDQGRSTHQDPRCCAGSVAIAGAVALVLRGESVNPASFLSQLSEWTGQIEPILAGYLRDLIDWIELPIEEAVRLISRAGIAPDHEQRWPGISPFVIGSVLWSLYSFLKTPEDYWETICTAIIVGGDVDTTAAMAGAISGTYLGLDAIPRELAANLNDQGTWKFTQLVQLAEQCYAVQCKQT; encoded by the coding sequence ATGACCATGCCAAAGGTATCCCGTTTAGAACAATTTAAAGGCTGTTTAATTGGACAGTGCCTCGGTGATGCTGTTGGCTGTCGTGTTGAAGGCTATGCCGAAGAAGTTTGTCAAAATTATGTAAATTACGAACTCAAGGTCAAGCGAATTCGAGACCGCGATCGCTTCCCCTTTCCCTTTGGTCAATACACCGATGATTCCCAACTCGCCCGAGAACTCCTCCAAAGTTATATCGCCTGTGACCGATTCGACCCCGAAGACTATGCCCACCGCATTGGAGCAATCTTCACAGAAGAACGGATCGTCGGGCGAGGACGGTCTACAGAAGCCGCAGCCTTACGATTAGCCCAGGGGATTCCCTGGCAATCCGCCGGGGAACCGCCTCCGTCCGCAGGGAATGGCAGCGCCATGCGTGCCGCACCCATTGGGTTAATCTTTTACAATGACCCGCCTCAACTGATTCAGGCTGCTGTAGACCAAGGACGCAGCACCCATCAAGACCCCCGATGCTGTGCCGGGTCCGTGGCGATCGCCGGGGCTGTGGCCCTTGTCCTGCGCGGGGAATCCGTCAATCCTGCCTCCTTTCTATCCCAGTTAAGCGAATGGACCGGGCAAATTGAACCCATCCTCGCCGGATATCTGAGGGACTTAATCGACTGGATCGAGTTACCCATTGAGGAAGCAGTCCGACTGATTTCTCGGGCCGGTATTGCCCCGGATCACGAGCAACGTTGGCCGGGAATTTCTCCCTTTGTCATCGGAAGTGTCCTTTGGAGCCTCTATTCCTTCTTAAAAACCCCCGAGGATTACTGGGAAACCATTTGCACTGCGATTATTGTAGGGGGTGACGTGGATACAACCGCAGCGATGGCCGGTGCAATTTCCGGGACCTATCTGGGACTGGATGCAATTCCCCGGGAACTGGCGGCGAATCTGAATGACCAAGGGACTTGGAAGTTTACTCAACTGGTGCAACTCGCGGAACAATGCTACGCGGTACAATGCAAACAGACTTAG
- a CDS encoding DNA adenine methylase — translation MNDPTTLTVLPRPFLKWAGGKTQLLQQYQPLFPPQFKNYYEPFLGGGAVFFYLFQEHSAGFKAVLSDVNAELINMYRCVKTDVEALIKELESHQRKHNPEYYYQIRAQKNQKLVKKAARIIYLNKTCFNGLYRENSKGEFNVPIGRYKNPTICNAELLRADSQVLQSVKLEVRDFDKVLEEAKTDQDFVYFDPPYYPLSNTSQFTSYSRYNFNEQDQIRLRDVFAELAKREVKVMLSNSDCPFIRELYQEFPIHEVSAARSINSKGTHRGKISEVVVTSY, via the coding sequence ATGAACGATCCGACTACATTAACAGTTTTACCCCGCCCTTTTCTAAAATGGGCTGGGGGAAAAACCCAACTGCTTCAACAATATCAACCCCTATTTCCCCCTCAGTTTAAAAATTATTACGAGCCATTTTTAGGGGGTGGCGCGGTTTTTTTCTATTTATTTCAAGAGCATTCTGCTGGGTTTAAGGCAGTTTTATCCGATGTCAATGCAGAGTTGATTAATATGTATCGCTGCGTTAAAACTGACGTAGAGGCTTTAATCAAAGAATTAGAATCTCATCAACGTAAACATAATCCTGAGTATTATTATCAAATTAGAGCGCAGAAAAACCAGAAGCTGGTAAAAAAAGCTGCTCGAATTATTTATTTAAACAAAACTTGTTTTAATGGATTATATCGAGAAAATTCTAAAGGGGAATTTAATGTGCCGATTGGCCGATATAAAAATCCGACCATTTGTAATGCAGAGTTACTGCGGGCGGATTCCCAGGTCTTGCAATCGGTAAAATTAGAAGTGCGGGATTTTGATAAAGTTCTGGAAGAGGCCAAAACAGACCAAGATTTTGTTTATTTTGACCCGCCTTATTATCCTCTGAGTAATACGAGTCAATTTACATCGTACAGTCGGTATAATTTTAATGAACAGGACCAAATTCGGTTACGGGATGTGTTTGCTGAACTGGCCAAGCGAGAGGTAAAAGTGATGCTGTCTAATTCAGATTGTCCGTTTATTCGAGAACTTTACCAGGAGTTCCCAATTCATGAAGTCTCAGCAGCGCGATCAATTAATTCCAAAGGAACTCATCGGGGGAAAATTTCTGAAGTGGTGGTGACGTCGTATTAA
- a CDS encoding metallophosphoesterase, whose protein sequence is MNQTRREFLLAGLSALTFAILGKSLRGLTKERSETPLDLIPPSPDTLLLRFVAVADTGAGNEGQYAVGRAIARYHEYNPFDLVLLAGDNIYNHGEIEKIERVFEQPYRSLLDAQVKFYACLGNHDIKTNNGNDQVQYPGFNMQGRYYSLRRDQVEFFVLDTNRNANWQSQLPWLETQLQQSDALCKIVMGHHPLYTSGLHLGSRFLRRKLMPLFLQHGVALYINGHNHNYERTQAIGNTTYLTCGAGAKTRRVGRSSWTARSASQLSFAAIEIYRDRLHITGIDQNSRTFDRGSIPL, encoded by the coding sequence ATGAACCAGACACGCCGAGAATTTTTACTGGCTGGACTTAGTGCCTTAACCTTTGCTATCCTAGGCAAATCTCTCAGGGGGCTAACGAAAGAGAGGTCAGAGACTCCGTTGGATTTGATACCACCATCCCCAGATACCTTGCTGCTGCGTTTTGTCGCGGTGGCAGATACGGGTGCGGGTAATGAGGGTCAATATGCAGTCGGACGGGCGATCGCCCGCTACCATGAGTATAATCCTTTCGATTTAGTCTTGCTCGCTGGAGATAATATCTACAATCATGGCGAAATTGAGAAAATAGAGCGTGTCTTTGAGCAACCCTACCGATCGCTCCTCGATGCCCAGGTTAAATTTTATGCCTGTTTGGGCAATCATGATATTAAAACCAATAACGGCAATGATCAAGTCCAATATCCGGGCTTTAATATGCAAGGGCGCTACTATAGTTTACGCCGGGATCAAGTGGAGTTTTTTGTCCTGGATACCAACCGCAATGCCAATTGGCAGAGTCAATTACCTTGGTTAGAGACTCAACTCCAACAGAGTGATGCACTCTGTAAAATTGTCATGGGACATCATCCCCTCTATACCTCGGGGTTACATTTAGGCAGTCGCTTCCTCCGTCGGAAACTGATGCCATTGTTCCTACAACATGGCGTTGCACTCTATATTAATGGACATAATCATAATTACGAACGAACCCAGGCGATCGGGAATACCACCTACTTAACTTGTGGTGCCGGTGCGAAAACCCGACGGGTGGGACGTTCCAGTTGGACGGCGCGATCGGCGAGTCAACTGAGTTTTGCGGCGATTGAAATTTATCGCGATCGCCTTCACATCACCGGCATTGACCAAAATAGTCGAACGTTTGACCGAGGCTCTATTCCTTTATAA
- a CDS encoding N-acetylmannosamine-6-phosphate 2-epimerase → MNEQLSEKSVNLTAAIAPLEGGLIVSCQAPPDSPLAEPSIIAAVALASVRNGAVGVRIDTPAHVQAVRDRLGATVPIIGLWKQSIPGSEVYITPQFHHAEAIAGSGADIIAIDATSRTRPHDETLSNLIAAIHTHLGKPVMADVDTLEAAIAAANFGADIIGTTLYGYTRATQHSIPPGFDLLAEIRKTFPGFLICEGGISSPEMAKRALNLGANAVVVGTDITGIDLKVQAYQKHLNLN, encoded by the coding sequence ATGAACGAACAACTCTCTGAAAAATCGGTGAATTTGACCGCTGCGATCGCCCCTTTGGAGGGCGGATTAATTGTTTCCTGTCAGGCTCCCCCAGATTCACCCTTAGCTGAACCCTCAATCATTGCCGCAGTCGCCTTGGCATCGGTTCGTAATGGAGCCGTGGGGGTCCGCATCGATACCCCCGCTCATGTCCAAGCGGTGCGCGATCGCCTCGGTGCCACCGTTCCCATTATCGGCCTCTGGAAACAATCTATCCCCGGATCTGAAGTTTACATCACCCCACAATTTCATCATGCCGAGGCGATCGCCGGTAGTGGTGCCGATATCATCGCCATCGATGCCACCAGTCGCACCCGTCCCCATGATGAAACCCTCTCCAATCTAATTGCCGCCATTCACACCCACCTGGGAAAACCCGTCATGGCGGATGTGGATACCCTCGAAGCGGCGATCGCTGCTGCCAATTTTGGAGCCGATATCATTGGCACCACCCTCTATGGCTACACCCGCGCCACCCAACACTCCATTCCTCCCGGGTTCGATCTCCTCGCCGAAATCCGCAAAACCTTCCCCGGATTCCTGATTTGTGAAGGCGGCATCAGTTCCCCGGAAATGGCAAAACGCGCCCTCAATTTAGGCGCGAATGCCGTTGTCGTCGGCACTGACATTACCGGCATTGACCTCAAGGTTCAAGCCTATCAAAAACATTTGAATTTGAATTGA